From a region of the Verrucomicrobiia bacterium genome:
- a CDS encoding DUF72 domain-containing protein gives MPTKRPQVRVGCCGFATAHEKYFQTFSCVEIDSSFYQLPRVETAARWRAAAPPDFEFAIKAWQVITHRATSPTYQRTRIGAGDREHCGHFGFNPTIRWAWDETFKVARALGARLVLFQCSQSFRPTKENIANLRRFFEHAKRGKFHMGWEPRGEWDVELIASLCKELDLIPVLDPFKTEPIPVGKVRYFRLHGVTGPRHRYTSEEFARLRTICAGRQPTYCLFNNLAMTDDGQRFQKLLGS, from the coding sequence GTGCCAACCAAGCGTCCACAGGTGAGGGTCGGTTGCTGTGGCTTTGCGACGGCGCACGAGAAGTATTTCCAGACTTTCTCATGCGTGGAAATCGACTCCAGCTTTTATCAACTGCCCAGGGTCGAAACTGCCGCCCGCTGGCGCGCTGCGGCGCCGCCCGACTTTGAGTTCGCCATCAAGGCCTGGCAGGTCATCACTCACCGCGCGACCAGCCCAACCTACCAGCGCACGCGTATCGGTGCCGGCGATCGCGAACACTGCGGTCACTTCGGTTTCAACCCCACAATTCGCTGGGCGTGGGATGAAACTTTCAAGGTGGCCAGGGCGCTCGGTGCGCGCCTGGTGCTCTTCCAGTGCTCCCAAAGTTTCCGTCCGACGAAGGAAAATATCGCCAACCTGCGCCGTTTCTTCGAGCACGCCAAGCGCGGCAAATTCCACATGGGCTGGGAACCGCGCGGCGAGTGGGATGTGGAACTCATCGCTTCCTTGTGCAAGGAACTTGATCTGATCCCCGTGCTCGATCCCTTCAAGACCGAACCGATTCCCGTCGGCAAGGTTCGCTACTTTCGCCTTCACGGAGTGACGGGTCCGCGCCACCGCTATACCAGCGAAGAGTTCGCCCGGTTGCGGACGATCTGCGCGGGTCGACAACCCACCTACTGCCTGTTCAACAATCTGGCCATGACCGACGACGGCCAGCGTTTCCAGAAGCTGCTGGGCTCCTGA
- the argA gene encoding amino-acid N-acetyltransferase has product MKPTDLRGILHYVPQFRDRVFLIAVDGSVVADENFGNLLLDIAVLRSLNIHIVLVHGAGHQIKLLSERLHEPISNHDGTGVTDAATLSIAITAATNVTHEILEGLKLNDIRAAQTNAIESIPLGIIKGIDHQHTGKVHQIDVELLRTLLDKGIVPVIPPLGFDGNGHTYRLNSDAVAVEVARELGAVKLMFIGSTNGLEIDGKLVSQMSVKELEASLKNSADKFVPEMISKAQHALRASQGGVPRVHIINGQVDEGLLAEVFSNEGIGTLIYADEYQAVRKAMRKDIRHIMALIKPSIQGEQLVKRTRSSIDKHISEYYVFEIDNNIVGLIALHTQPDPKQAELASLAVNPAHEHRGIGTKLALFAENLAREQGVERIFCLSTQAFTFFQHKLGYTEGTPEDLPPARRTQYDQSGRNSKVLIKSLAPASASPGLPPREPALTPTAG; this is encoded by the coding sequence ATGAAACCAACTGATCTCCGTGGCATCTTGCACTACGTCCCGCAATTCCGGGACCGGGTGTTTCTCATCGCCGTCGATGGTTCGGTGGTGGCCGATGAGAATTTCGGCAACCTGCTGCTCGACATCGCGGTGCTGCGCAGCCTGAACATCCACATCGTACTGGTTCATGGCGCGGGCCACCAGATCAAGTTGTTGTCAGAACGCCTTCACGAGCCCATCTCCAACCACGATGGCACGGGCGTAACCGATGCCGCGACGCTCAGTATCGCCATCACGGCGGCCACGAACGTCACCCACGAGATTCTCGAGGGACTGAAACTGAACGATATTCGCGCCGCACAGACCAACGCGATCGAATCCATCCCGCTGGGGATCATCAAGGGCATCGACCATCAGCACACCGGCAAGGTGCACCAGATCGATGTCGAGTTGCTGCGCACCCTCCTCGACAAGGGCATCGTGCCCGTCATTCCACCGCTCGGATTCGACGGCAACGGGCACACCTACCGGTTAAATTCCGACGCCGTCGCCGTTGAGGTGGCGCGCGAGCTGGGCGCGGTGAAATTGATGTTCATTGGCAGCACGAACGGCTTGGAGATCGACGGCAAGTTGGTTTCGCAAATGTCCGTCAAGGAACTCGAAGCGTCCCTGAAAAATTCCGCTGACAAATTTGTGCCCGAGATGATTTCGAAGGCGCAACATGCGCTGCGCGCCAGCCAGGGCGGCGTTCCGCGCGTCCACATTATCAACGGCCAGGTCGATGAAGGGCTGTTGGCCGAGGTCTTCTCCAACGAAGGCATCGGTACGTTGATTTACGCGGACGAATACCAGGCGGTTCGCAAAGCGATGCGCAAGGACATTCGTCACATCATGGCGTTGATCAAACCGTCCATCCAGGGCGAGCAACTCGTCAAACGCACCCGCAGCAGCATCGACAAGCACATCAGCGAATACTACGTCTTCGAGATCGACAATAATATCGTCGGCCTCATTGCGCTTCACACCCAACCCGATCCAAAACAGGCCGAGTTGGCGAGCCTGGCCGTCAACCCCGCGCACGAGCATCGCGGCATTGGCACAAAGCTGGCGTTGTTCGCCGAGAATCTGGCGCGCGAACAGGGTGTTGAGCGGATCTTTTGTCTATCAACCCAGGCTTTTACTTTCTTCCAGCACAAACTCGGCTACACCGAGGGCACGCCCGAGGATTTGCCGCCCGCCCGCCGGACGCAATATGACCAGAGCGGCCGCAATTCGAAGGTGTTGATCAAGAGTTTGGCACCGGCGTCCGCTTCACCCGGCCTGCCGCCGCGCGAGCCGGCGCTCACGCCCACCGCGGGTTGA
- a CDS encoding LysE family transporter has translation MMLNFMLKGMAIGFAIAAPVGPIGVLCIRRSLAGGRQIGLATGLGAATADAAYGCVAAFGLTVVSGFLVGQRGWLAFLGGLFLCYLGIRTFISRPAEQAAGVRGDGLLSAYFSTLLLTLTNPTTILSFVAVFAGFGLAGTPGYLAGSLLVAGVFLGSALWWLLLSSGVALFRSRVSSTWMQTANRLSGSVLFAFGLYALATLFFR, from the coding sequence ATAATGCTCAACTTCATGCTGAAAGGTATGGCCATCGGGTTCGCCATCGCGGCACCCGTGGGGCCGATTGGTGTGCTCTGCATCCGTCGCTCTCTGGCGGGGGGGCGGCAGATTGGGTTGGCCACGGGGTTGGGCGCGGCGACTGCCGACGCTGCTTACGGTTGCGTGGCGGCTTTTGGCCTCACGGTGGTGTCGGGCTTTCTCGTTGGCCAGAGAGGGTGGCTTGCCTTTCTTGGTGGTTTGTTTCTGTGTTACCTCGGCATTCGAACTTTCATCAGCAGACCGGCCGAGCAAGCGGCGGGAGTTCGCGGCGACGGGTTGCTCTCGGCGTACTTCTCGACGCTGCTCCTAACCCTCACGAATCCGACAACCATTCTGTCTTTCGTCGCGGTGTTTGCCGGTTTTGGGTTGGCGGGGACCCCGGGTTATTTGGCTGGGAGCTTACTGGTCGCGGGCGTGTTCCTTGGATCGGCTCTCTGGTGGCTGTTGCTCAGTAGCGGCGTGGCATTGTTTCGGTCGCGAGTCAGCTCCACTTGGATGCAGACCGCGAACCGGCTGTCTGGTAGCGTCCTCTTTGCGTTCGGCCTTTACGCACTCGCGACATTATTTTTCAGGTGA
- a CDS encoding dihydrofolate reductase, with translation MKVSLIVAMSEDGTIGDKGKIPWHIREDLQRFKRLTMGHPIIMGRKTYESIGKPLPGRANIVLTQNPNFTAPPEVLTFAGLDAALDHCRGQNQDSVFIIGGSKIYQLALRLADNLFVTEVHQRIDGDTKFPDYDRREWMETAREDGPACSFVEYARQSPEK, from the coding sequence TGAGCGAAGATGGTACGATAGGCGACAAAGGCAAAATCCCCTGGCATATCCGTGAGGATCTGCAGCGCTTCAAACGACTCACCATGGGCCACCCCATCATCATGGGGCGAAAGACGTATGAGTCCATCGGCAAGCCACTGCCCGGTCGCGCCAACATCGTCCTTACCCAAAACCCAAACTTTACCGCGCCGCCTGAAGTGCTCACATTTGCCGGTCTCGACGCCGCTCTCGACCATTGCCGCGGCCAAAACCAGGATTCTGTGTTCATCATTGGTGGAAGCAAGATCTATCAACTGGCACTGCGGCTGGCCGACAACCTGTTCGTCACCGAAGTACACCAACGCATCGATGGGGACACGAAGTTCCCGGATTACGATCGCCGCGAATGGATGGAGACCGCTCGGGAGGATGGGCCGGCATGTTCGTTCGTCGAATATGCGCGACAATCACCTGAAAAATAA